The following are encoded together in the Halomonas halophila genome:
- a CDS encoding histone deacetylase family protein: protein MITAYLTHPECHRHHMGPEHPESPKRLDAIHARLMRAGLLQQTMQGDAPAASDEQLTRVHPASHLKSLEACVPEHGLILIDDDTLMNPHSLQAARHAAGAVVRGVDRVFRHQAHNVFCAVRPPGHHAERDQAMGFCFFNNVAVGAAHARARYGAKRVAILDFDVHQCNGTIDIFRDDPEVLICTSFQSPFYPWRHLETEASNVVHTPLPAGTDGAAFRRAIERDWLPALNDFAPELVLLSAGFDAHRQDPLADLCLEDEDYYWITRLAMDIAERHAEHRLVSVLEGGYDLDILGRGVEAHLKALMGQPSD, encoded by the coding sequence ATGATCACGGCCTATCTGACCCACCCCGAGTGCCATCGCCACCACATGGGGCCGGAACATCCCGAGAGCCCGAAACGCCTCGACGCCATTCACGCGCGACTGATGCGCGCCGGACTTCTTCAGCAGACCATGCAGGGCGACGCCCCCGCCGCCAGCGACGAACAGCTCACGCGGGTCCACCCCGCCAGCCATCTGAAGAGCCTCGAGGCCTGCGTCCCCGAGCACGGGCTGATCCTGATCGATGACGACACCCTGATGAACCCCCACAGCCTGCAGGCCGCGCGTCACGCGGCGGGCGCCGTGGTGCGCGGGGTCGACCGCGTCTTTCGCCACCAGGCCCACAACGTCTTCTGCGCGGTGCGGCCCCCGGGGCATCACGCCGAACGCGACCAGGCCATGGGGTTCTGCTTCTTCAACAACGTGGCGGTCGGCGCGGCCCACGCTCGCGCCCGATACGGCGCGAAACGGGTGGCGATCCTCGACTTCGACGTCCACCAGTGCAACGGCACCATCGACATCTTCCGCGACGACCCCGAGGTGCTGATCTGCACCAGCTTCCAGTCGCCCTTCTATCCCTGGCGCCACCTCGAGACCGAGGCGTCGAACGTCGTCCATACGCCGCTGCCCGCCGGCACCGACGGTGCTGCCTTCCGCCGAGCCATCGAGCGGGACTGGCTACCCGCCCTGAACGACTTCGCCCCGGAGCTCGTGCTGCTCTCGGCCGGGTTCGACGCCCACCGTCAGGACCCGCTGGCCGATCTCTGCCTGGAGGACGAGGACTACTACTGGATCACCCGGCTGGCGATGGACATCGCCGAACGCCATGCCGAGCATCGTCTGGTCTCGGTGCTCGAGGGCGGCTACGACCTCGATATCCTGGGCCGCGGCGTCGAAGCCCATCTCAAGGCGCTGATGGGCCAGCCCTCCGACTGA
- a CDS encoding helix-turn-helix domain-containing protein: protein MPANNDQDAALRIASGRKAFVEPLRLGERLKEIRLANQWTLGDVSERTGLARSTLSKIENDQISPTFTAVQKLISGLDIDLPQLLSQPRPQARTMGRRDLTRRGDGQQHPTPTYEHELLSCEMAQKRMIPFKTIVRARSFDEFCQWVRHDGEEFLMVLEGEIQLYSEFYEPLHLVKGDSIYFDSDMGHALVSVSEEDATVLSVCTPRESQ, encoded by the coding sequence ATGCCCGCCAACAACGATCAAGACGCCGCCCTGCGCATCGCCTCCGGGCGCAAGGCCTTCGTCGAGCCGCTGCGGCTCGGCGAGCGCCTCAAGGAGATCCGCCTGGCCAACCAGTGGACCCTCGGCGACGTCAGCGAGCGTACCGGCCTGGCCCGCTCCACCCTGTCCAAGATCGAGAACGACCAGATCTCGCCGACCTTCACCGCGGTACAGAAGCTGATCAGCGGCTTGGACATCGACCTGCCGCAGCTGCTGTCACAACCGCGCCCCCAGGCCCGCACCATGGGCCGACGCGACCTGACGCGCCGTGGCGACGGCCAGCAGCACCCGACGCCGACCTACGAGCACGAGCTGCTCAGCTGCGAGATGGCACAGAAGCGCATGATCCCGTTCAAGACCATCGTCCGGGCCCGCAGCTTCGACGAGTTCTGTCAGTGGGTGCGCCACGACGGCGAGGAATTCCTGATGGTGCTCGAGGGCGAGATCCAGCTCTACTCCGAGTTCTACGAACCGCTGCACCTGGTCAAGGGCGACAGCATCTACTTCGACAGCGACATGGGCCACGCCCTGGTCTCGGTGAGCGAGGAAGACGCCACGGTGCTCTCCGTGTGCACGCCCCGCGAATCCCAGTAG
- a CDS encoding DUF1244 domain-containing protein — protein MQHLDDSTRTELEAAAFRRLLSHLDEHKDVQNIDLMILADFCRNCLSKWLVAAAEERGETLDYEVAREYVYGMPYSEWKSLYQPKATPEQLAAFEARQAEKAEKQDGQSDGQS, from the coding sequence ATGCAACACCTGGACGACAGCACCCGCACCGAGCTCGAAGCCGCCGCCTTCCGTCGGCTGCTGAGCCACCTGGACGAGCACAAGGACGTCCAGAACATCGACCTGATGATCCTCGCCGACTTCTGCCGCAACTGCCTCTCCAAGTGGCTGGTAGCCGCCGCCGAGGAACGCGGCGAAACGCTGGACTACGAGGTCGCCCGCGAATACGTCTATGGCATGCCCTACAGCGAGTGGAAGTCGCTGTATCAACCCAAGGCCACGCCGGAGCAGCTGGCCGCCTTCGAGGCCCGCCAGGCAGAGAAAGCGGAGAAGCAGGACGGCCAGTCGGACGGTCAATCATGA
- the moaB gene encoding molybdenum cofactor biosynthesis protein B, which translates to MSEAMIPLSVAVLTISDTRTEDTDRSGQALVERLTAAGHRLADKRIVPDDVYRIRAVVADWIADTEVQVVLTTGGTGFTGRDSTPEAVSALLDKRIEGFGELFRQLSWQEIGSSTVQSRCLGGLANATVVFCLPGSTGACLTGWDGILAEQLDSRHRPCNFANLVIPERGQHG; encoded by the coding sequence ATGAGCGAGGCCATGATCCCGCTGTCGGTGGCGGTGCTGACGATCTCGGACACCCGCACCGAGGACACCGATCGCAGCGGCCAGGCGCTGGTCGAGCGGCTCACCGCCGCCGGCCACCGGCTGGCCGACAAGCGCATCGTGCCCGACGACGTCTATCGCATCCGCGCCGTGGTCGCCGACTGGATCGCCGATACCGAGGTACAGGTGGTGCTGACTACCGGTGGCACCGGCTTCACCGGCCGGGATTCCACCCCCGAAGCGGTCTCGGCGCTGCTGGACAAGCGCATCGAAGGCTTCGGCGAGCTGTTCCGCCAGCTGTCCTGGCAGGAGATCGGCAGCTCCACGGTGCAGAGCCGCTGCCTGGGCGGTCTGGCCAACGCCACGGTGGTGTTCTGCCTGCCCGGCTCCACCGGCGCCTGCCTCACCGGCTGGGACGGTATCCTCGCCGAACAGCTCGACAGCCGGCACAGGCCATGCAATTTCGCCAACCTGGTGATACCCGAGAGGGGCCAGCATGGCTGA
- a CDS encoding molybdopterin molybdotransferase MoeA, giving the protein MADLQPVETALSALLEGVAPLEAERAAIDAASGRVLAEAVNARLDVPPFDNSAMDGYALHHADAGRWLPVRQRIAAGHTAEALERGHCARIFTGGEIPPGADCVVMQEKVEVEGERARMPKDVPEGDNLRRRGRDVAAGSVLLDAGSRLDAAALGHLAGQGITEVMVRRRPRIALLSTGDEIVDPGQPLGPGQIYNSNRPMLTTLLQRFGADVVMTAAVPDDAPSTRHLLGEAAEVADVVITTGGVSVGEEDHVRGAVEALGRLDLWRLALRPGKPLALGRLPGSGASGETRFVGLPGNPVSGYVGAWLFLRPLMGALLGCPAMGSLPALSARAAFATRTGPRQHYMRVTLDFGADGIEAHAFADQNSGVLSSCVGADALAVIPPEASVAPGDAVRCLWLRAD; this is encoded by the coding sequence ATGGCTGATCTCCAGCCCGTCGAGACGGCACTGTCGGCGCTGCTGGAAGGCGTCGCTCCGCTTGAGGCCGAACGCGCGGCGATCGATGCGGCCTCGGGGCGTGTGCTGGCCGAGGCGGTCAACGCCCGGCTCGACGTGCCGCCCTTCGACAACAGCGCCATGGACGGCTATGCCCTGCATCATGCCGATGCCGGGCGCTGGCTGCCGGTCCGTCAGCGCATCGCCGCCGGCCACACGGCCGAAGCGCTGGAACGCGGTCACTGCGCGCGCATCTTCACCGGCGGCGAGATCCCGCCCGGGGCCGACTGCGTGGTGATGCAGGAGAAGGTCGAGGTGGAGGGCGAGCGAGCCCGGATGCCCAAGGACGTGCCGGAAGGCGACAACCTGCGCCGCCGAGGCCGCGACGTGGCGGCCGGCAGCGTACTGCTCGATGCCGGCAGCCGGCTCGATGCCGCCGCGCTCGGGCACCTGGCCGGCCAGGGCATCACCGAGGTGATGGTGCGACGCCGCCCGAGGATTGCCCTGCTCTCCACCGGCGACGAGATCGTCGACCCCGGCCAGCCGCTGGGGCCGGGACAGATCTACAACTCCAACCGGCCGATGCTGACGACGCTGCTCCAGCGCTTCGGCGCCGACGTGGTCATGACCGCCGCGGTGCCGGACGATGCGCCGAGCACGCGACACCTGCTCGGCGAAGCGGCCGAGGTCGCCGACGTGGTGATCACTACCGGCGGGGTCAGCGTGGGGGAAGAGGATCACGTCCGCGGTGCGGTCGAGGCCCTGGGGCGGCTCGACCTGTGGCGGCTGGCGTTGCGTCCCGGCAAGCCGCTGGCGCTGGGCCGGCTGCCCGGCTCGGGTGCCAGCGGTGAGACGCGCTTCGTCGGCCTGCCGGGCAACCCGGTCTCGGGCTATGTGGGCGCCTGGCTGTTCCTGCGCCCGCTGATGGGCGCGCTGCTGGGCTGTCCCGCCATGGGCTCGCTGCCGGCGCTGAGCGCCCGCGCCGCCTTCGCCACTCGCACCGGGCCTCGCCAGCACTACATGCGCGTGACGCTGGACTTCGGCGCCGACGGCATCGAGGCTCATGCGTTCGCGGATCAGAACTCCGGGGTGCTCTCGTCCTGCGTCGGCGCCGACGCCCTGGCGGTGATCCCGCCCGAGGCGTCAGTGGCGCCCGGCGATGCGGTCCGCTGCCTGTGGCTGCGTGCCGACTGA
- a CDS encoding acyl carrier protein phosphodiesterase translates to MNFLAHGWLARGGNDDFLYGNLIADGVKGVDLDAWGSGVAAGIRHHRRVDAYIDRHPVLLEVKARAPRDGRRVAGIALDLMWDHCLARRLTVVERDWLVSRCYRLLETRPAPARLATMMPALVRQDWLRGYADFGFTCRAVAGLGRRLSGPNRLAALLPWLERDYLALDEAFTRLWPDLEAHLEVSVEPGVADSVGTQPQAADRIAGRH, encoded by the coding sequence ATGAACTTTCTGGCCCACGGCTGGCTCGCCCGCGGCGGCAACGACGACTTCCTCTACGGCAACCTGATCGCCGACGGGGTCAAGGGCGTCGATCTCGACGCCTGGGGATCCGGCGTGGCGGCGGGCATCCGCCATCATCGGCGAGTCGATGCCTACATCGATCGCCATCCGGTGCTGCTCGAGGTCAAGGCACGGGCACCGCGCGACGGACGTCGCGTGGCCGGCATCGCCCTGGATCTGATGTGGGATCATTGCCTGGCGCGCCGCTTGACCGTGGTCGAACGCGACTGGCTGGTGTCGCGCTGCTATCGGCTGCTGGAAACGCGGCCGGCACCGGCGCGACTGGCGACCATGATGCCGGCCCTGGTGCGCCAGGACTGGCTGCGAGGCTATGCCGATTTCGGCTTCACCTGTCGCGCCGTGGCGGGGCTGGGGCGCCGGCTCTCGGGCCCCAACCGTCTCGCCGCACTGCTGCCGTGGCTCGAACGCGACTATCTGGCGCTGGACGAGGCCTTCACCCGACTGTGGCCGGACCTGGAAGCCCATCTCGAGGTGTCGGTCGAGCCGGGCGTTGCGGACTCAGTCGGCACGCAGCCACAGGCAGCGGACCGCATCGCCGGGCGCCACTGA
- a CDS encoding TusE/DsrC/DsvC family sulfur relay protein, with translation MASTEITRYLTVSETEIGLDPEGYLVDLDQWSPAVAEALAEEEGIELGAEHWEVLEVLRAFYVKYEMAPAMRPLVKAVGRELGPDKGRSMHLMRLFPDSPAKRAARLAGLPKPSNCL, from the coding sequence ATGGCAAGCACCGAAATCACCCGTTATCTCACCGTCTCCGAGACCGAGATCGGCCTCGACCCGGAGGGCTATCTGGTCGATCTCGATCAGTGGTCGCCGGCGGTGGCCGAGGCGTTGGCCGAGGAAGAAGGCATCGAGCTGGGCGCCGAGCACTGGGAGGTGCTCGAGGTGCTGCGCGCGTTCTACGTGAAATACGAGATGGCCCCGGCGATGCGCCCGCTGGTCAAGGCGGTGGGGCGCGAGCTGGGCCCCGACAAGGGGCGTTCGATGCACCTGATGCGGCTGTTTCCCGACAGCCCCGCCAAGCGGGCGGCGCGACTGGCTGGTCTGCCCAAGCCGAGCAACTGCCTGTGA
- the tusB gene encoding sulfurtransferase complex subunit TusB, with protein sequence MKLHILNRSPASHRVHEQALAAMGPEDRLLLIEDGVQGGLPQLVRHFEAIAGRLYALREDLEARGLLGRCDGSVQVVDVDGFVQLTEEAEHTLSWY encoded by the coding sequence ATGAAACTCCATATCCTGAACCGTTCGCCGGCCAGTCATCGCGTTCACGAACAGGCGCTGGCCGCCATGGGACCCGAGGATCGCCTGCTGCTGATCGAGGACGGCGTGCAGGGCGGGCTGCCGCAGCTGGTGCGTCACTTCGAGGCGATTGCCGGGCGACTCTATGCGCTGCGCGAGGACCTCGAGGCGCGCGGGCTGCTGGGTCGCTGCGACGGCTCGGTGCAGGTGGTCGACGTCGATGGCTTCGTTCAGCTGACCGAGGAAGCCGAACACACCCTGAGCTGGTACTGA
- the tusC gene encoding sulfurtransferase complex subunit TusC gives MSDQHEPLAGDLLVILRHAPHGSSWLREGLDVALVAAAFGTDVSLLFMGEGVTALVEGQASGALGQKGTAPTLEMLEMYDIETLWVEAEALTRFGLTADELMLAPRALEAGAIAEAVQNHPRVLTF, from the coding sequence ATGAGTGACCAACACGAACCGCTTGCCGGCGATCTGCTGGTGATCCTGCGCCATGCGCCTCACGGCAGCAGCTGGCTGCGCGAGGGCCTGGATGTCGCCCTGGTGGCCGCGGCCTTCGGCACCGACGTCTCGCTTCTGTTCATGGGCGAGGGCGTCACGGCCTTGGTCGAGGGTCAGGCGTCGGGAGCGCTGGGCCAGAAGGGCACCGCGCCCACGCTCGAGATGCTGGAGATGTATGATATCGAGACGCTGTGGGTCGAGGCCGAAGCGCTGACGCGGTTCGGCCTGACGGCCGACGAGCTGATGCTCGCTCCCCGCGCCCTCGAGGCCGGAGCGATCGCCGAGGCGGTCCAGAATCACCCGCGTGTGCTCACCTTCTAG
- the tusD gene encoding sulfurtransferase complex subunit TusD has translation MRYAILLMGSPYSDQASHSALRFARALLARGHRLEAVFFYHDGVYNAARLSAPPQDEPHLTDGWVELHEAHGVAMQVCIAAALRRGLMDEREAARHGKTGHSVEAPFELTGVGQLVDLSQRCDRLVTFGA, from the coding sequence ATGCGCTACGCGATCCTGCTGATGGGGTCCCCCTACAGCGATCAGGCCAGCCACTCGGCGCTGCGATTCGCCCGGGCGCTGCTGGCGCGAGGACACCGCCTGGAGGCGGTGTTCTTCTACCACGACGGGGTCTACAACGCCGCGCGGCTGTCGGCGCCGCCCCAGGACGAACCGCATCTGACCGACGGCTGGGTGGAACTGCACGAGGCGCACGGCGTGGCGATGCAGGTGTGCATCGCCGCGGCGCTGCGGCGTGGGCTGATGGACGAGCGCGAGGCGGCCCGCCACGGCAAGACGGGGCACAGCGTCGAGGCGCCCTTCGAGCTGACCGGCGTCGGCCAGCTGGTCGACCTGAGCCAGCGCTGCGACCGTCTGGTGACCTTCGGGGCCTGA
- a CDS encoding Bax inhibitor-1/YccA family protein, with amino-acid sequence MAYQDTQMTTQQTSAVSANKVLRNTYGLLAMTLLFSAVTAGAAMALGVQQMNIFVFFIGAYGLMFLVHKTANSAMGLLATFAFTGFMGFTLGPILSDYLTLPNGAQLIMTALGLTGLTFFGLSAVALVTRKDFSFLANFLMAGAIVLVLAMVAGLIFQIPALSLMVSAGFVLFASAAILYQTSEIVHRAGETNYILATITLYVSIYNLFVSLLSLLGIMSQD; translated from the coding sequence ATGGCTTACCAAGACACGCAAATGACGACGCAACAGACGAGTGCCGTCAGTGCCAACAAGGTCCTGCGCAACACCTATGGCCTGCTGGCGATGACCCTGCTGTTCTCCGCCGTCACGGCCGGTGCCGCCATGGCGCTCGGCGTTCAGCAGATGAACATCTTCGTCTTCTTCATCGGCGCCTACGGGCTGATGTTCCTGGTCCACAAGACCGCCAACTCCGCCATGGGCCTGCTGGCGACCTTCGCCTTCACCGGTTTCATGGGCTTCACCCTGGGGCCGATCCTCAGCGACTATCTGACGCTGCCCAACGGCGCCCAGCTGATCATGACCGCGCTGGGCTTGACCGGCCTGACCTTCTTCGGCCTCTCCGCCGTGGCGCTGGTGACCCGCAAGGACTTCAGCTTCCTGGCCAACTTCCTGATGGCGGGTGCCATCGTGCTGGTGCTGGCCATGGTCGCCGGGCTGATCTTCCAGATTCCGGCGCTGTCGCTGATGGTGTCCGCCGGCTTCGTGCTGTTCGCCTCCGCGGCCATCCTCTATCAGACCAGCGAGATCGTGCACCGGGCCGGCGAGACCAACTACATCCTCGCCACGATCACCCTGTACGTGTCGATCTACAATCTCTTCGTCAGCCTGCTGTCCCTGCTCGGCATCATGAGCCAGGATTGA
- a CDS encoding tyrosine-type recombinase/integrase → MPKRAKELTATEVRRLTQKPGFHAVGGVAGLYLSVAKDRDTGEATGAASWILRTKIGNRRRDIGLGGFPEVKLAQARERALDAKDKIKAGIDPVAERKEARSRLLAQQVKEVTFDHCAAKVIAKKQAESSNPKHAQQWENTLKTYASPVLGSMRVEDIEISHVLKVLKPIWSSKHETATRVRQRIEAVLAWATVHGHRSGDNPARWKGNLDASELPKPATVNKGKNHAALPYARAAEFMADLRTREGMAARALEFAVLTAARSNEIRGALWSEIDLEQKVWTIPATRMKAGKEHRVPLSDDAMALLEGLPRIDGNELVFPAPRGGQMSVNTMAAVIKRMNTDKPKDEGYIDPRQDGHAITQHGFRSTFRDWAGECTAYPGEAIEQALAHTIKNAAEAAYRRGDMLDKRRLLMTDWATYLNNTAPKAGTVTPIRKEA, encoded by the coding sequence ATGCCTAAGAGAGCAAAAGAGCTTACCGCCACTGAGGTGCGGCGGCTGACGCAGAAACCGGGCTTCCACGCTGTGGGTGGCGTGGCTGGCTTGTATCTCTCCGTAGCAAAAGATCGTGATACCGGCGAGGCGACCGGGGCCGCCTCATGGATACTGCGCACCAAGATAGGCAATCGCCGCCGCGACATTGGCCTAGGCGGCTTCCCAGAAGTGAAGCTAGCCCAGGCTCGCGAGCGCGCCCTAGATGCGAAAGACAAGATCAAGGCCGGCATCGACCCAGTAGCCGAGCGCAAAGAGGCTCGTAGCCGCCTGCTGGCGCAACAGGTGAAAGAAGTCACCTTCGACCATTGCGCCGCGAAGGTGATCGCCAAGAAACAGGCAGAGTCCAGCAACCCGAAGCACGCCCAGCAATGGGAAAACACGCTCAAGACCTACGCCAGCCCCGTGCTTGGCTCGATGCGCGTGGAAGACATTGAGATTAGCCACGTCCTGAAGGTGCTCAAGCCGATATGGTCCTCCAAGCACGAGACGGCGACCCGCGTTCGCCAACGCATCGAGGCAGTGCTGGCATGGGCAACCGTCCACGGGCATCGCAGCGGCGACAATCCCGCCCGCTGGAAAGGCAACCTTGACGCCAGCGAGCTACCGAAGCCCGCCACTGTGAACAAAGGGAAGAATCACGCCGCCTTGCCCTATGCACGGGCTGCCGAGTTCATGGCCGACCTTCGCACCCGCGAGGGTATGGCGGCGCGCGCCCTAGAGTTCGCCGTCCTGACCGCTGCCCGCTCGAATGAGATACGCGGCGCCCTTTGGTCAGAGATCGACCTAGAGCAAAAGGTGTGGACGATCCCCGCCACTCGTATGAAGGCGGGCAAAGAGCATCGTGTCCCCTTATCCGATGACGCCATGGCGTTACTTGAGGGCCTGCCCCGCATCGACGGTAACGAACTGGTGTTCCCCGCGCCGCGTGGCGGTCAAATGTCTGTGAATACCATGGCAGCCGTCATTAAGCGCATGAACACTGATAAGCCCAAGGACGAAGGCTATATCGACCCGAGGCAGGACGGCCACGCGATTACTCAGCACGGCTTCCGCTCTACGTTCCGCGATTGGGCTGGCGAGTGTACCGCCTACCCCGGCGAGGCCATCGAGCAAGCCCTGGCCCACACGATCAAGAATGCCGCTGAAGCCGCCTACCGGCGCGGCGACATGCTCGACAAGCGCCGCCTGCTAATGACCGATTGGGCGACATACCTGAATAACACTGCGCCGAAGGCTGGCACCGTGACCCCGATTCGCAAGGAGGCGTGA